Proteins co-encoded in one Streptomyces sp. NBC_01283 genomic window:
- a CDS encoding thiamine pyrophosphate-dependent enzyme, which yields MTRTVARVTIDALEELGVRHVFGVVGDALNPFTDAIRASESVEWVGCRHEEAASFAAGAQSQLTDTLGVCMGTVGPGSVHLLNGLYDAAKSGTPVLAIAGQVPLAEVGTDYFQEVDNDLLFRDVAVFRATVTSPEQMPGLLEIAVRNAIGRRGVAVLTVPGDIGDQELPADRPARLSVTESANRPDDPILDEAATAISDGGKVTMLVGRGARGAREDVLALADRLAAPMVLTLKAKEGFEGDNPYQVGQTGLIGNPAAAHAMDHADTLLLLGTDFPYRDWYPQGKKVVQVDRVAEHIGRRVPVDVALAADVGPTVRGLLERLERRAERDHLDDAREKFVKWQEGQQRLATPGHDHGLIGKVRSAFDNRDHLVRPEALAAAVDALAADDAVFTSDTGMATVWLSRFVEMRGSRRLLGSYNLGSMANAMPQAIGAQLLDPDRQVVAFCGDGGLGMLLGDLMTIRSRQLPVKLVVFDNQRLGMVKLEQEQAGLPEFGTELDNPDFAAVAEALGITGIRVSRAEDLAEGVGRAFATPGPVLLDVLTNPEEIAVPGKPTIQQGWGFAIAKIRENLTSPGGH from the coding sequence ATGACCCGCACCGTTGCCCGCGTGACGATCGACGCCCTGGAAGAACTCGGAGTGCGCCACGTCTTCGGCGTGGTGGGGGACGCCCTGAACCCCTTCACCGACGCCATCCGCGCCAGCGAGTCCGTCGAATGGGTGGGCTGCCGCCACGAGGAGGCCGCCTCTTTCGCCGCCGGCGCCCAGTCCCAGCTCACCGACACCCTCGGGGTCTGCATGGGCACCGTGGGACCGGGCTCCGTACATCTGCTCAACGGGCTGTACGACGCCGCCAAGAGCGGCACCCCGGTGCTCGCCATCGCCGGCCAGGTGCCGCTCGCGGAGGTCGGCACCGACTACTTCCAGGAGGTCGACAACGACCTCCTCTTCCGTGACGTCGCCGTCTTCCGCGCCACCGTCACCTCCCCCGAGCAGATGCCCGGCCTGCTGGAGATCGCCGTACGCAACGCGATCGGGCGCCGCGGTGTGGCCGTGCTGACGGTTCCCGGCGACATCGGCGACCAGGAGCTGCCGGCGGACCGCCCGGCCCGGCTCTCCGTCACGGAGTCCGCCAACCGGCCCGACGACCCGATCCTCGACGAGGCGGCCACCGCCATCTCCGACGGCGGCAAGGTCACCATGCTGGTCGGCCGGGGGGCTCGCGGTGCCCGCGAGGATGTCCTCGCCCTCGCGGACCGGCTGGCCGCGCCCATGGTGCTCACGCTCAAGGCGAAGGAGGGCTTCGAGGGCGACAACCCCTACCAGGTCGGCCAGACGGGCCTCATCGGCAACCCGGCCGCCGCGCACGCGATGGACCACGCCGACACACTGCTGCTGCTCGGCACCGACTTTCCGTACCGGGACTGGTATCCGCAGGGCAAGAAGGTCGTCCAGGTCGACCGGGTCGCCGAGCACATCGGCAGGCGCGTCCCGGTCGACGTGGCCCTCGCCGCCGACGTCGGCCCCACCGTGCGCGGTCTCCTGGAGCGCCTTGAGCGACGCGCGGAGCGCGACCACCTGGACGACGCGCGGGAGAAGTTCGTCAAGTGGCAGGAAGGACAGCAGCGGCTCGCCACACCCGGGCACGACCACGGGCTGATCGGCAAGGTGCGCTCCGCCTTCGACAACCGTGACCACCTCGTACGTCCCGAAGCGCTGGCCGCGGCGGTGGACGCCCTGGCGGCCGACGACGCCGTGTTCACCTCGGACACCGGCATGGCCACCGTCTGGCTCTCGCGCTTCGTCGAGATGCGCGGCTCCCGTCGCCTGCTCGGTTCGTACAACCTCGGCTCGATGGCCAACGCGATGCCGCAGGCGATCGGCGCACAGCTCCTGGACCCCGACCGGCAGGTCGTCGCCTTCTGCGGCGACGGCGGGCTCGGGATGCTCCTCGGCGACCTCATGACCATCCGCAGCCGGCAGCTTCCGGTGAAGCTCGTCGTCTTCGACAACCAGCGGCTCGGCATGGTGAAGCTGGAGCAGGAGCAGGCGGGTCTTCCGGAGTTCGGCACCGAACTCGACAACCCGGACTTCGCCGCGGTCGCCGAGGCGCTCGGCATCACCGGCATCCGGGTGAGCCGTGCCGAGGACCTCGCCGAGGGGGTCGGCCGGGCCTTCGCCACGCCGGGGCCGGTCCTCCTGGACGTCCTGACCAACCCGGAGGAGATCGCCGTGCCGGGCAAGCCGACCATTCAGCAGGGCTGGGGATTCGCCATCGCCAAGATCCGCGAGAACCTCACCAGTCCCGGCGGCCACTGA
- a CDS encoding catalase, with protein MSDVTGKATTTDAGVPVESDEHSLTVGAGGPILLQDSYLIEQMAQFNRERIPERQPHAKGSGAFGHFEVTGDVSSYTKAALFQPGTRTDLVARFSTVAGERGSPDTWRDPRGFAVKFYTTEGNYDMVGNNTPVFFVKDPMKFQHFIRSQKRRADNNLRDHDMQWDFWTLSPESAHQVTWLMGDRGIPRTWRHMNGYTSHTYMWINAQGERFWVKYHFKTDQGVEHFTQHEADQMAAADTDYHTRDLFEHIRDGEYPSWTLYVQLMPYEDAATYRFNPFDLTKVWPHADYPLVEVGKMTLDRNPTDNHAEIEQAAFQPNNLVPGIGPSPDRMLLARLFSYADAHRHRIGGNYQQLPVNAPISPVRTYSKDGAMAYRKTEDPVYAPNSKGGPAADTSRYAPPSWYADGDITRAAYVDHAEDDDWGQPGTMVREVLDDAARDRLVDNVVGHLLNGVSEPVLVRAFEYWSNIDKSIGERIQQGVRSKADEKDPKAAEQANPARSSMQDKA; from the coding sequence ATGAGCGACGTCACAGGTAAGGCGACCACCACGGACGCCGGCGTTCCGGTCGAAAGCGATGAGCATTCGCTCACCGTCGGCGCCGGTGGCCCCATCCTTCTCCAGGACTCCTATCTGATCGAACAGATGGCGCAGTTCAACCGGGAGCGGATCCCTGAGCGGCAGCCGCACGCCAAGGGCAGCGGCGCCTTCGGCCACTTCGAAGTCACCGGAGACGTCAGCTCCTACACGAAGGCCGCCCTCTTCCAGCCGGGCACCCGCACCGACCTGGTGGCCCGCTTCTCCACCGTCGCCGGTGAGCGCGGGAGCCCGGACACGTGGCGTGACCCGCGCGGATTCGCGGTGAAGTTCTACACCACCGAGGGCAACTACGACATGGTCGGGAACAACACCCCGGTCTTCTTCGTGAAGGACCCGATGAAGTTCCAGCACTTCATCCGGTCCCAGAAACGCAGGGCGGACAACAACCTCCGCGACCACGACATGCAGTGGGACTTCTGGACCCTCTCGCCCGAGTCCGCCCACCAGGTCACGTGGCTGATGGGTGACCGCGGCATCCCGCGCACCTGGCGCCACATGAACGGCTACACCTCGCACACCTACATGTGGATCAACGCGCAGGGCGAGCGGTTCTGGGTGAAGTACCACTTCAAGACCGACCAGGGCGTCGAGCACTTCACCCAGCACGAGGCCGACCAGATGGCCGCGGCCGACACGGATTACCACACCCGTGATCTCTTCGAGCACATCCGGGACGGCGAGTACCCGAGCTGGACCCTGTACGTGCAGCTCATGCCGTACGAGGACGCGGCCACCTACCGCTTCAACCCGTTCGACCTCACCAAGGTCTGGCCGCACGCCGACTACCCGCTGGTCGAGGTCGGCAAGATGACCCTGGACCGCAACCCCACGGACAACCACGCGGAGATCGAGCAGGCGGCCTTCCAGCCGAACAACCTGGTCCCCGGCATCGGCCCGAGCCCCGACCGCATGCTCCTCGCGCGGCTGTTCTCCTACGCCGACGCACACCGCCACCGCATCGGCGGCAACTACCAGCAGCTCCCGGTCAACGCCCCGATCTCGCCCGTGCGCACGTACTCCAAGGACGGGGCCATGGCGTACCGCAAGACGGAGGACCCGGTCTACGCACCGAACTCCAAGGGCGGCCCAGCGGCGGACACCAGCCGCTACGCACCGCCGAGCTGGTACGCGGACGGTGACATCACCCGCGCCGCGTACGTCGACCACGCGGAGGACGACGACTGGGGTCAGCCGGGGACGATGGTGCGCGAGGTCCTCGACGACGCCGCGCGCGACCGCCTGGTGGACAACGTCGTGGGTCACCTGCTCAACGGAGTGTCCGAGCCCGTCCTCGTCAGGGCCTTCGAGTACTGGTCGAACATCGACAAGTCGATCGGTGAGCGCATCCAGCAGGGCGTGCGCTCCAAGGCGGACGAGAAGGACCCCAAGGCCGCGGAACAGGCCAACCCGGCTCGCAGCAGCATGCAGGACAAGGCCTGA
- a CDS encoding SpoIIE family protein phosphatase, with product MTSAKKSHIDLEQRLFLTGMGSFDWDLESGELGLDASALAVLDLRPDEFHGRVTSLRKRVPPEEAVRISFAVTEADTTGADVYGVYFRVRHGDGSVHLAHARGRILRDDAGRAVRAVGIVRTAANDGSELAATDPREERRQGVALMVQGTTQALSRAVTVDDVVAVLSGASGLDRFAADGLVLGLVDGDNLKLIALVGQTMQALDEIKLHKVDESLPLAEAVMTRQPRFVGSLPDLGLRFTRLGPYIKHMELDSAAFLPLVAQDRAIGGLALFYRGRKDFTDADRNLCIGLSGIVAQSLQRAMLFDEERDLAKSLQATMLPRGVPDVADSEVAVRYHAAWGGRDVGGDFYDVITLPRGRIGVVVGDVQGHDTHAAAIMGQLRIALRAFAGEGHPPATVLSRASRFLAELDTERFATCTYAQFDPATGIVRAVRAGHLPPLVRHVDGRVGVPRVHGGLPLGLATEFGMEDYPEVRLDLVPGETMVLCTDGLVEDAGLDLDTGMQNLAEVLSDGPESAEELADHLSRALWERWGSSDDVALLVLRRLPDPGTLQEPRIHRYVHQADPEGLADARAALREHLAAWGLGAVADDVEVAAGELLVNALVHTDGGAILTLEVLTGPPRRVRLWVKDRSSTRPRKRSPVETATSGRGLLLVEAVASRWGIEPRGEGKAVWCDFGVPEE from the coding sequence ACGCCAGTGCCCTCGCGGTGCTCGACCTGCGTCCCGACGAGTTCCACGGCCGGGTCACCTCATTGCGGAAACGCGTGCCTCCCGAGGAGGCGGTACGCATCAGCTTCGCCGTCACGGAGGCGGACACCACGGGTGCCGACGTCTACGGCGTCTACTTCCGTGTCCGCCACGGCGACGGTTCGGTGCACCTGGCGCACGCCCGTGGACGCATCCTGCGCGACGACGCGGGCCGGGCCGTGCGCGCCGTCGGAATCGTGCGGACCGCCGCGAACGACGGGTCGGAGCTCGCGGCCACCGACCCCAGGGAAGAGCGCAGGCAGGGCGTCGCCCTGATGGTGCAGGGCACCACGCAGGCCCTCTCCCGGGCCGTGACGGTCGACGACGTGGTGGCGGTGCTCTCCGGCGCGAGCGGCCTTGACCGGTTCGCCGCCGACGGCCTGGTCCTCGGCCTGGTCGACGGGGACAACCTGAAGCTGATCGCCCTGGTGGGCCAGACGATGCAGGCCCTGGACGAAATCAAGCTGCACAAGGTCGACGAGTCACTGCCGCTGGCCGAGGCCGTCATGACCAGGCAGCCCCGCTTCGTGGGCTCGTTGCCCGACCTCGGGCTGCGCTTCACCCGCCTCGGGCCCTACATCAAGCACATGGAGCTCGACTCGGCGGCGTTCCTGCCGCTGGTCGCGCAGGACCGCGCCATCGGCGGACTCGCGCTCTTCTACCGCGGCCGGAAGGACTTCACCGACGCGGACCGCAACCTCTGCATCGGCCTGTCCGGCATCGTCGCCCAGTCGCTGCAGCGCGCCATGCTGTTCGACGAGGAACGCGACCTCGCCAAGAGCCTGCAGGCCACGATGCTGCCGCGCGGGGTTCCCGACGTCGCGGACTCCGAGGTCGCCGTCCGTTACCACGCCGCCTGGGGCGGGCGGGACGTCGGTGGCGACTTCTACGACGTCATCACCCTGCCCCGCGGGCGCATCGGCGTGGTCGTGGGCGACGTACAGGGACACGACACCCACGCCGCGGCCATCATGGGTCAGCTGCGCATCGCCCTGCGGGCGTTCGCCGGTGAGGGGCATCCGCCCGCGACGGTGCTCTCGCGTGCCTCCCGCTTCCTGGCCGAGCTGGACACCGAGCGCTTCGCCACCTGCACCTATGCCCAGTTCGACCCGGCCACCGGCATCGTGCGCGCCGTACGGGCCGGGCACCTGCCGCCTCTCGTGCGGCATGTGGACGGCCGCGTGGGCGTGCCCCGGGTCCATGGCGGGCTGCCGCTGGGGCTGGCCACCGAGTTCGGCATGGAGGACTACCCCGAGGTGCGGCTCGACCTCGTGCCGGGCGAGACCATGGTGCTGTGCACGGACGGGCTCGTGGAGGACGCGGGCCTCGATCTCGACACCGGGATGCAGAACCTCGCCGAGGTGCTGTCCGACGGCCCCGAGAGCGCCGAGGAACTGGCGGACCATCTCTCGCGCGCGCTGTGGGAGAGATGGGGCAGCAGCGACGACGTGGCGCTCCTGGTCCTGCGCCGGCTGCCCGACCCCGGGACGCTCCAGGAGCCGCGCATCCACCGGTACGTCCACCAGGCCGACCCCGAAGGACTCGCCGACGCGCGCGCGGCCCTGCGGGAACACCTCGCGGCATGGGGTCTTGGGGCGGTCGCCGACGACGTCGAGGTGGCGGCGGGCGAACTCCTCGTCAACGCCCTGGTCCATACCGACGGCGGCGCCATCCTCACGCTGGAGGTGCTGACCGGGCCGCCTCGCCGGGTCCGGCTGTGGGTGAAGGACCGCTCGAGCACCCGCCCCCGCAAGAGGTCCCCGGTGGAGACCGCCACCTCGGGCCGTGGCCTCCTGCTGGTGGAGGCGGTCGCCTCGCGCTGGGGAATCGAGCCGCGGGGTGAGGGCAAGGCGGTCTGGTGCGACTTCGGCGTGCCGGAGGAGTGA